A region from the Bactrocera dorsalis isolate Fly_Bdor chromosome 1, ASM2337382v1, whole genome shotgun sequence genome encodes:
- the LOC105233300 gene encoding probable 39S ribosomal protein L24, mitochondrial: protein MRLTQFLATKLKNFSNFPKEYIERSKKQVYWKTPSGLPNYTQRTVERKRFRYTTNRPWTGQFRQQNMPGTIRKKVFLNPVDEWGFFRGDRVEVLVGKDKGKQGIVTQVIPERNWVMVEGLNWHYRTVGAEEGFPGILIKSESPLDVTKDVRLVDPSDLQGTEFEWRYTEEGEKVRVSARTGRLIPIPETNNQTHDYKTPGAYIEREKDTAAAVVSEITFQPKLSTFEMDIMEEMGIEEERIPKKTYWY, encoded by the exons ATGAGGCTAACCCAGTTTTTGGCCACTAAACTAAAAAACTTCTCAAATTTTCCAAAGGAATACATTGAGAGAAGTAAAAAGCAG gtCTATTGGAAAACACCATCTGGTCTGCCAAATTACACACAACGCACGGTAGAGCGTAAGCGTTTTCGATATACAACGAATAGGCCATGGACAGGGCAGTTCAGACAGCAAAATATGCCCGGTACTATACGCAAAAAGGTCTTTCTGAATCCAGTGG atgaatggggtttcttccgtggtgatCGTGTTGAAGTGCTTGTCGGCAAAGATAAGGGTAAACAAGGAATTGTTACACAGGTTATACCCGAACGTAATTGGGTGATGGTGGAAGGTCTAAACTGGCATTATCGTACAGTGGGCGCTGAAGAAGGTTTTCCAGGCATATTAATCAAATCTGAATCGCCTTTAGAT GTTACTAAAGATGTGCGATTAGTCGATCCCTCGGATTTGCAAGGCACAGAATTCGAATGGCGTTATACTGAAGAGGGTGAGAAGGTACGTGTATCCGCGCGCACTGGCCGCCTTATACCCATACCAGAAACGAACAATCAAACACACGATTATAAAACGCCCGGCGCATATATTGAACGCGAAAAGGATACAGCCG cCGCTGTTGTATCCGAAATAACTTTCCAACCTAAATTGTCCACATTTGAAATGGATATTATGGAAGAGATGGGCATTGAGGAAGAACGTATCCCAAAGAAGACCTACTGGTATTAA
- the LOC105233301 gene encoding uncharacterized protein LOC105233301 isoform X1, with product MMGCGSSMDTNSVIEEPIQSLERWQQGDMDPAAVIEEFVRLDERISKLEATCPGPRMATAEAWVEHLQSQRDSLLGVDTVDMALNPQNNGALQQQQQQPQQHQYRQQMNSEILTLNEIDATTPPPIHQPPLQPLSVTAATTATSKANRGALLRGNGATTNGVGGAARQANNSIVANTPTQDLANYIFCQLAINLGVVGDVNKASTHEDFFASLSESALYLTSIRYYTEILEHTKVRLKTLTESYNELNELYVHHDGIIAFISGGTYMTRLEESLDSQLEAARDVRDKLGSALEQWRICGTLLRTSATSATQALQQWQQLAKAIDPKHKIQLALECRAALQAALISVECAQLALPHVEIKHISNRQLLAVKHCNTYMITDIANLARYQHTSKVFISFESNASKASTWLYEMFNKTLRHDFDKAEETVRHLAKTLRDHREEVFTAARK from the exons ATGATGGGATGTGGTTCATCGATGGACACGAACAGCGTAATTGAAGAGCCCATACAGAGCCTGGAGCGTTGGCAGCAAGGCGACATG GATCCCGCTGCCGTCATCGAGGAATTTGTGCGTTTGGACGAACGCATCAGCAAGCTCGAAGCCACTTGTCCGGGCCCGCGTATGGCCACCGCCGAAGCTTGGGTGGAGCACTTGCAGTCGCAACGCGATTCTTTGCTCGGTGTTGACACCGTAGATATGGCCTTGAACCCACAAAATAACGGCGCattgcaacagcagcagcaacaaccacaacaacaccaatacaGACAGCAAATGAATAGTGAAATATTGACGTTGAATGAGATCGATGCAACAACACCGCCGCCTATTCACCAACCGCCCTTGCAACCGCTGAGCGTTACTGCAGCCACAACAGCGACATCAAAGGCAAACAGAGGTGCATTACTACGCGGAAATGGCGCCACAACAAATGGCGTAGGCGGTGCGGCACGACAAGCTAATAACAGCATTGTGGCCAATACACCCACCCAAGATTTGGCTAAT TATATATTTTGCCAGCTGGCCATAAATTTGGGTGTTGTTGGCGATGTAAATAAGGCTTCCACACATGAGGATTTCTTTGCGAGCCTCAGTGAATCTGCGCTTTATCTAACGTCCATCCGTTACTATACCGAAATACTGGAACACACAAAGGTGCGACTGAAAACGTTAACGGAAAGCTACAACGAATTAAATGAACTATATGTGCATCACGACGGCATTATAG CCTTTATCAGTGGCGGCACGTACATGACACGACTGGAGGAGAGCCTTGACTCGCAGCTGGAGGCGGCGCGTGATGTGCGCGATAAATTAGGCAGCGCCTTGGAGCAATGGCGTATATGCGGCACTTTGTTGCGCACCAGTGCCACTTCGGCCACACAGGCTTTGCAGCAGTGGCAACAGTTGGCTAAAGCAAT TGATCCGAAACACAAAATTCAACTTGCTTTGGAATGCCGTGCGGCACTGCAGGCCGCTTTGATATCGGTGGAGTGTGCGCAATTGGCGCTGCCACATGTGGAAATCAAGCACATAAGCAATCGCCAGCTGCTGGCAGTTAAGCATTGCAACACCTACATGATTACAGATATAGCGAATCTGGCAAG ATATCAGCATACAAGTAAAGTATTTATCTCCTTTGAGAGTAATGCGTCCAAGGCTTCGACGTGGTTGTATGAAATGTTCAACAAAACTTTGCGGCATGATTTCGATAAGGCCGAGGAAACGGTGCGTCATTTGGCTAAAACATTAAGGGATCATCGCGAGGAGGTTTTCACCGCTGCTCGAAAATAG
- the LOC105233301 gene encoding uncharacterized protein LOC105233301 isoform X2, which produces MMGCGSSMDTNSVIEEPIQSLERWQQGDMDPAAVIEEFVRLDERISKLEATCPGPRMATAEAWVEHLQSQRDSLLGVDTVDMALNPQNNGALQQQQQQPQQHQYRQQMNSEILTLNEIDATTPPPIHQPPLQPLSVTAATTATSKANRGALLRGNGATTNGVGGAARQANNSIVANTPTQDLANLAINLGVVGDVNKASTHEDFFASLSESALYLTSIRYYTEILEHTKVRLKTLTESYNELNELYVHHDGIIAFISGGTYMTRLEESLDSQLEAARDVRDKLGSALEQWRICGTLLRTSATSATQALQQWQQLAKAIDPKHKIQLALECRAALQAALISVECAQLALPHVEIKHISNRQLLAVKHCNTYMITDIANLARYQHTSKVFISFESNASKASTWLYEMFNKTLRHDFDKAEETVRHLAKTLRDHREEVFTAARK; this is translated from the exons ATGATGGGATGTGGTTCATCGATGGACACGAACAGCGTAATTGAAGAGCCCATACAGAGCCTGGAGCGTTGGCAGCAAGGCGACATG GATCCCGCTGCCGTCATCGAGGAATTTGTGCGTTTGGACGAACGCATCAGCAAGCTCGAAGCCACTTGTCCGGGCCCGCGTATGGCCACCGCCGAAGCTTGGGTGGAGCACTTGCAGTCGCAACGCGATTCTTTGCTCGGTGTTGACACCGTAGATATGGCCTTGAACCCACAAAATAACGGCGCattgcaacagcagcagcaacaaccacaacaacaccaatacaGACAGCAAATGAATAGTGAAATATTGACGTTGAATGAGATCGATGCAACAACACCGCCGCCTATTCACCAACCGCCCTTGCAACCGCTGAGCGTTACTGCAGCCACAACAGCGACATCAAAGGCAAACAGAGGTGCATTACTACGCGGAAATGGCGCCACAACAAATGGCGTAGGCGGTGCGGCACGACAAGCTAATAACAGCATTGTGGCCAATACACCCACCCAAGATTTGGCTAAT CTGGCCATAAATTTGGGTGTTGTTGGCGATGTAAATAAGGCTTCCACACATGAGGATTTCTTTGCGAGCCTCAGTGAATCTGCGCTTTATCTAACGTCCATCCGTTACTATACCGAAATACTGGAACACACAAAGGTGCGACTGAAAACGTTAACGGAAAGCTACAACGAATTAAATGAACTATATGTGCATCACGACGGCATTATAG CCTTTATCAGTGGCGGCACGTACATGACACGACTGGAGGAGAGCCTTGACTCGCAGCTGGAGGCGGCGCGTGATGTGCGCGATAAATTAGGCAGCGCCTTGGAGCAATGGCGTATATGCGGCACTTTGTTGCGCACCAGTGCCACTTCGGCCACACAGGCTTTGCAGCAGTGGCAACAGTTGGCTAAAGCAAT TGATCCGAAACACAAAATTCAACTTGCTTTGGAATGCCGTGCGGCACTGCAGGCCGCTTTGATATCGGTGGAGTGTGCGCAATTGGCGCTGCCACATGTGGAAATCAAGCACATAAGCAATCGCCAGCTGCTGGCAGTTAAGCATTGCAACACCTACATGATTACAGATATAGCGAATCTGGCAAG ATATCAGCATACAAGTAAAGTATTTATCTCCTTTGAGAGTAATGCGTCCAAGGCTTCGACGTGGTTGTATGAAATGTTCAACAAAACTTTGCGGCATGATTTCGATAAGGCCGAGGAAACGGTGCGTCATTTGGCTAAAACATTAAGGGATCATCGCGAGGAGGTTTTCACCGCTGCTCGAAAATAG
- the LOC105233301 gene encoding uncharacterized protein LOC105233301 isoform X3: MMGCGSSMDTNSVIEEPIQSLERWQQGDMDPAAVIEEFVRLDERISKLEATCPGPRMATAEAWVEHLQSQRDSLLGVDTVDMALNPQNNGALQQQQQQPQQHQYRQQMNSEILTLNEIDATTPPPIHQPPLQPLSVTAATTATSKANRGALLRGNGATTNGVGGAARQANNSIVANTPTQDLANYIFCQLAINLGVVGDVNKASTHEDFFASLSESALYLTSIRYYTEILEHTKVRLKTLTESYNELNELYVHHDGIIAFISGGTYMTRLEESLDSQLEAARDVRDKLGSALEQWRICGTLLRTSATSATQALQQWQQLAKAIDPKHKIQLALECRAALQAALISVECAQLALPHVEIKHISNRQLLAVKHCNTYMITDIANLARPRKRCVIWLKH, from the exons ATGATGGGATGTGGTTCATCGATGGACACGAACAGCGTAATTGAAGAGCCCATACAGAGCCTGGAGCGTTGGCAGCAAGGCGACATG GATCCCGCTGCCGTCATCGAGGAATTTGTGCGTTTGGACGAACGCATCAGCAAGCTCGAAGCCACTTGTCCGGGCCCGCGTATGGCCACCGCCGAAGCTTGGGTGGAGCACTTGCAGTCGCAACGCGATTCTTTGCTCGGTGTTGACACCGTAGATATGGCCTTGAACCCACAAAATAACGGCGCattgcaacagcagcagcaacaaccacaacaacaccaatacaGACAGCAAATGAATAGTGAAATATTGACGTTGAATGAGATCGATGCAACAACACCGCCGCCTATTCACCAACCGCCCTTGCAACCGCTGAGCGTTACTGCAGCCACAACAGCGACATCAAAGGCAAACAGAGGTGCATTACTACGCGGAAATGGCGCCACAACAAATGGCGTAGGCGGTGCGGCACGACAAGCTAATAACAGCATTGTGGCCAATACACCCACCCAAGATTTGGCTAAT TATATATTTTGCCAGCTGGCCATAAATTTGGGTGTTGTTGGCGATGTAAATAAGGCTTCCACACATGAGGATTTCTTTGCGAGCCTCAGTGAATCTGCGCTTTATCTAACGTCCATCCGTTACTATACCGAAATACTGGAACACACAAAGGTGCGACTGAAAACGTTAACGGAAAGCTACAACGAATTAAATGAACTATATGTGCATCACGACGGCATTATAG CCTTTATCAGTGGCGGCACGTACATGACACGACTGGAGGAGAGCCTTGACTCGCAGCTGGAGGCGGCGCGTGATGTGCGCGATAAATTAGGCAGCGCCTTGGAGCAATGGCGTATATGCGGCACTTTGTTGCGCACCAGTGCCACTTCGGCCACACAGGCTTTGCAGCAGTGGCAACAGTTGGCTAAAGCAAT TGATCCGAAACACAAAATTCAACTTGCTTTGGAATGCCGTGCGGCACTGCAGGCCGCTTTGATATCGGTGGAGTGTGCGCAATTGGCGCTGCCACATGTGGAAATCAAGCACATAAGCAATCGCCAGCTGCTGGCAGTTAAGCATTGCAACACCTACATGATTACAGATATAGCGAATCTGGCAAG GCCGAGGAAACGGTGCGTCATTTGGCTAAAACATTAA